The stretch of DNA CCGACGCGAGCGAACTCTACACTGACGTGCTGGTGGAGGAGTATTGAGCAATGGCGATCGAACTCAAGATGCCCGCTCTCTCACCCACGATGGAAGAGGGCACGCTCGCCCGCTGGCTCAAGTCCGAAGGCGATGCGATCGAGCCCGGCGACGTGATCGCCGAGATCGAGACCGACAAGGCGACGATGGAATTCGAGGCTATCGACGAAGGCACGCTCGCCAAGATCCTCGTGCCCGAGGGCAGCGAGAATGTCGCCGTGGGCACGGTCATCGCCATGCTCGCCGGTGACGATGAGGATGCGGGCGAGGTCGAGGCGCCAGCCGAGAACGAGCCTGCTCCCGAGCCGAAGGACGTCGCCGAGGAGGAGACCGTCGAAGTCTCCGAAGGCGCTACGGTCCCCGATGCGAAACCTGCGCGCGAGGCCGCCTCCGACCCGCAAGTTCCCGAGGGCACGAGCTTCACCTCCGTCGCCGTGCGCGAGGCGCTGCGCGATGCCATGGCCGAGGAAATGCGCCGCGACAAACGCGTCTTCGTGATGGGCGAGGAAGTCGCCGAATACCAGGGCGCCTACAAGGTGACGCAGGGCCTGCTCGATGAATTCGGGCCGAAACGCGTCATCGACACGCCGATCACCGAATACGGCTTTGCCGGGATCGGGACGGGCGCCGCAATGGGCGGGCTTCGTCCGGTGGTCGAATTCATGACTTTCAATTTCGCCATGCAGGCGATCGACCACATCGTGAACTCGGCGGCCAAGACCAATTACA from Erythrobacter sp. encodes:
- a CDS encoding pyruvate dehydrogenase complex E1 component subunit beta, coding for MAIELKMPALSPTMEEGTLARWLKSEGDAIEPGDVIAEIETDKATMEFEAIDEGTLAKILVPEGSENVAVGTVIAMLAGDDEDAGEVEAPAENEPAPEPKDVAEEETVEVSEGATVPDAKPAREAASDPQVPEGTSFTSVAVREALRDAMAEEMRRDKRVFVMGEEVAEYQGAYKVTQGLLDEFGPKRVIDTPITEYGFAGIGTGAAMGGLRPVVEFMTFNFAMQAIDHIVNSAAKTNYMSGGQMRCPVVFRGPNGAASRVGAQHSQNYGPWYASVPGLVVIAPYDSADAKGLLKAAIRSEDPVVFLENELVYGRSFDVPDLDDYVLPIGKARVVREGKDATIVSYSIGVGFALEAAEKLAEEGIDAEVIDLRTLRPLDRATVLESLAKTNRLVVAEEGWPTCSIASEIVATCMEEGFDHLDAPVLRVCNEDVPLPYAANLEKLALIDAARIVEAVKKVCYV